Proteins from one Chloroflexota bacterium genomic window:
- a CDS encoding serine/threonine protein kinase — MTTPSGSQLMSLLSTLQDQQNYQNLNWAGSFQDYLDIVANNPKVTRNAFQRIYDMIMSYGLEEFIDAKKKLIRYNFFTTNEFDEQDAIFGLEIPLMRLVNFFKAAAHGYGTEKRVLLLHGPVGSAKSTIARRLKRGLERYSRSEEGALYTFDWFLGDIEDLDAGRVKDADWDPCPMHEDPLHLIPMEMREAFLNEFNANLEPDEHITITGDLDPSCRYNFRDLMRRYNGDFAKVLRHVRVRRFVFSEQDRVGIGTFQPKDEKNQDSTELTGDINYRKIAIYGSDSDPRAFSFDGEFNIANRGIIEFVEMLKLDTAFLYDLLGASQEHRIKSKKFAQTHIDEVIVGHSVAGNTPIPYRYNGVPGWTTLKQLCARFNADSSGLEVLSFDFNRAATTWTPVKTIFRHRFTGDLLTTSQKWGVVETTPNHSIYSRSGQTFFPEEGLELAAVRWLDDVWIKPEAQWQPIDVIQDIDGFIRDDVVRFANGAKLTKPCQPGWARLNLPRHATQIKAIYDPQHDQQALKDLITVMVWYATEGHINGRNGGIVISQNDRDELERVRQAYANITTAHGSIDAGAKTDNCWRLYLSSQAIAALVKHHCGEHSEFKRLPDFLFNLPKLYQQHAFEELMRTDGSRKIARAVGEVCSDEYRDTFFEYKTLSSLLATQVGTLSTLLGHDYSVYRLEREDRTPAYRVRFVSGSGKRGGRHNRFENRLTARPVVDEWVYDIECEGIHNFVCGLGNVVCHNTNEPEFRKLENNEFMEALKDRTVRIDIPYITRLRDEIRIYEKDFNSENVRVHIAPHTIEVAAMWAILTRLEEPKRANLTLLQKMKLYNGKSLPGFTEDNIKELRKESRREGMEGISPRYIQDKISNALVNYQSDGGINPFMVMNELESGLKTHSLITNEEDRKRYRELLAIVKEEYADIVKNEVQRAISADEEAIKRLCANYIDNIKAYTQREKVRNKFTGAYEEPDERLMRSIEEKIDIPDNRKDDFRREIMNYIGALAIEGKTFDYRTNERLHRALELKLFEDQKDSIKLTSLVSSVVDKDTQEKIDVVKTRLIRDFGYNDQSATDVLNYVASIFARGDATQRK, encoded by the coding sequence TCTTCAAGGCTGCGGCTCACGGCTATGGCACAGAAAAACGGGTGCTGTTGCTGCATGGTCCGGTTGGCTCAGCCAAATCAACCATCGCCCGCCGACTGAAACGTGGTCTCGAACGCTATTCACGCAGTGAGGAAGGTGCGCTGTATACGTTCGATTGGTTTTTAGGCGATATCGAAGATCTCGACGCTGGTAGAGTCAAGGATGCCGATTGGGACCCCTGCCCAATGCACGAAGATCCCTTGCACTTGATTCCAATGGAAATGCGCGAGGCATTTTTAAACGAATTCAATGCCAACCTCGAACCAGACGAGCATATTACCATTACTGGTGATCTTGATCCTTCTTGTCGCTATAATTTCCGCGATTTGATGCGTCGTTACAATGGCGATTTTGCCAAAGTGCTGCGCCATGTCCGTGTTCGTCGCTTTGTCTTCTCTGAACAAGATCGCGTCGGTATCGGCACGTTTCAACCAAAAGACGAAAAGAATCAAGATAGCACTGAATTAACTGGCGATATTAATTATCGCAAGATTGCTATTTATGGTTCTGATAGCGATCCACGAGCATTTAGCTTCGATGGTGAATTTAATATTGCCAATCGTGGCATTATTGAATTTGTTGAAATGCTTAAGCTCGACACAGCATTTTTATACGATTTACTTGGTGCTTCTCAAGAACATCGGATTAAATCCAAGAAGTTCGCACAAACTCACATCGATGAAGTTATCGTCGGGCATAGTGTAGCTGGTAATACCCCGATTCCTTATCGCTACAACGGCGTACCTGGCTGGACAACTTTGAAACAACTTTGCGCTCGATTCAACGCCGATAGCAGTGGTCTTGAGGTGCTATCGTTTGATTTCAATCGGGCCGCCACAACTTGGACTCCGGTTAAAACTATTTTCCGCCATCGTTTCACTGGCGATCTGCTGACAACTTCGCAAAAGTGGGGGGTTGTTGAAACCACACCTAATCATTCGATCTATTCACGTTCTGGCCAAACCTTCTTTCCTGAAGAGGGGCTTGAATTAGCCGCAGTGCGCTGGCTTGATGATGTGTGGATTAAGCCCGAAGCCCAATGGCAGCCAATCGATGTGATTCAGGATATTGATGGCTTTATTCGCGATGATGTAGTACGTTTTGCTAATGGCGCTAAGTTGACCAAACCATGCCAACCTGGCTGGGCACGCCTCAATTTACCGCGCCATGCAACCCAAATTAAAGCAATTTATGACCCACAACACGACCAACAAGCACTTAAAGATCTCATCACGGTAATGGTTTGGTATGCCACTGAAGGTCATATCAACGGGCGTAATGGGGGCATTGTCATTAGCCAAAACGATCGTGATGAGTTAGAGCGAGTGCGGCAGGCTTATGCCAACATTACAACGGCCCATGGTTCAATCGATGCTGGAGCAAAAACCGATAATTGCTGGCGTTTGTACCTCAGCTCGCAAGCAATCGCGGCACTGGTTAAGCATCATTGTGGCGAACACTCTGAATTCAAGCGCTTACCCGATTTCTTATTCAATTTGCCCAAGCTATATCAACAACATGCCTTTGAAGAATTGATGCGCACCGATGGCTCACGCAAAATAGCCCGCGCTGTTGGTGAAGTATGTAGCGATGAGTATCGCGATACATTCTTTGAATATAAAACGCTTTCATCGTTGCTAGCAACTCAAGTTGGCACGTTATCAACCTTGCTTGGCCATGATTACAGCGTTTATCGACTTGAACGCGAAGATCGTACTCCTGCCTATCGTGTGCGCTTCGTTTCTGGCTCGGGCAAACGAGGTGGCCGCCACAACCGCTTTGAAAACCGCTTAACCGCCCGACCAGTTGTCGATGAATGGGTCTATGATATTGAGTGCGAAGGTATTCATAATTTTGTCTGTGGCCTAGGTAACGTAGTTTGCCATAACACTAACGAACCAGAATTCCGTAAGCTTGAAAATAATGAGTTTATGGAAGCATTAAAAGACCGTACTGTCCGAATTGATATCCCATACATTACGCGATTGCGTGATGAAATTCGAATTTACGAAAAGGATTTCAATTCAGAGAATGTACGGGTACACATTGCGCCACATACCATCGAAGTTGCTGCAATGTGGGCAATCTTAACCCGACTTGAAGAACCAAAACGCGCTAATTTGACCTTATTGCAGAAAATGAAGCTTTACAATGGCAAATCATTGCCTGGCTTCACTGAAGATAATATCAAAGAACTGCGCAAAGAATCACGGCGTGAAGGTATGGAAGGCATCTCTCCACGCTATATCCAAGACAAAATTAGCAATGCCTTGGTTAATTACCAAAGCGATGGCGGAATCAATCCATTTATGGTGATGAATGAGCTAGAAAGCGGCCTCAAAACCCACTCATTAATTACCAATGAAGAAGATCGCAAACGCTATCGCGAATTATTAGCAATTGTCAAAGAAGAGTACGCTGATATTGTTAAGAATGAAGTGCAACGCGCTATTTCGGCTGATGAAGAAGCCATCAAGCGTTTGTGCGCTAATTATATCGATAATATCAAAGCTTATACCCAACGCGAAAAAGTGCGGAATAAATTCACTGGAGCTTATGAAGAGCCAGATGAACGGCTGATGCGTTCGATCGAAGAAAAGATCGATATTCCCGATAATCGTAAAGATGATTTCCGCCGTGAAATTATGAATTACATCGGAGCATTAGCAATCGAAGGCAAGACCTTTGATTATCGCACGAATGAACGACTCCATCGGGCCTTGGAATTAAAACTCTTTGAGGATCAAAAAGACAGCATCAAACTAACCAGTTTAGTTTCAAGCGTTGTCGATAAAGATACTCAAGAAAAAATCGATGTGGTCAAAACCCGCTTAATTCGCGATTTTGGCTATAACGATCAAAGTGCTACCGATGTGCTGAATTATGTTGCGAGTATTTTCGCTCGTGGCGATGCGACTCAGCGCAAGTAG
- a CDS encoding DUF444 family protein — MQRVERDLNRFRQIVRGKIKKDLRKYISHGEMIGRQGKRLVSIPVPSIDLPRFRFGKNQGGVGQGEGDNGDPIGRGDGSQPGAGEAGEDSGQHSLDVEMTIEELAQLLGEELQLPNIQPKGSKNIISQKDKYSGITKVGPNSLRHFKRSFREALKRQVASGQYDPDDPVVVPIRDDMRFRTWKTTEMPESNAVIIYSMDVSGSMGQEQKELVRVTAFWIETWLRSQYKHLEMRYIVHDAAAKEVTQDIFYRIREGGGTKISSAYRLVLKLIEEHYSPDEWNIYPFHFSDGDNWGGGDTRECVELLRNQILPKVNLFCYGQVRSLYGSGRFAHDLNENFRANETMVVSEIADRDDIYNAIKAFLGKGK; from the coding sequence ATGCAACGAGTTGAACGTGATCTCAATCGCTTCCGCCAAATTGTGCGGGGCAAAATTAAGAAAGATCTACGCAAATATATTTCCCACGGTGAGATGATTGGCCGCCAAGGCAAACGCTTGGTCTCGATCCCTGTACCATCAATCGATTTGCCGCGCTTTCGCTTTGGCAAAAATCAAGGTGGGGTTGGGCAGGGCGAGGGTGATAACGGCGACCCAATCGGGCGTGGCGATGGCTCGCAGCCAGGCGCAGGCGAGGCTGGCGAAGATTCAGGCCAACATTCGCTTGATGTCGAAATGACGATCGAAGAACTGGCGCAGTTGTTGGGCGAAGAACTGCAATTGCCCAATATTCAACCCAAAGGTAGCAAGAATATTATCTCGCAAAAAGATAAATATTCGGGCATTACCAAGGTTGGCCCAAACTCGCTCCGTCACTTCAAACGTTCTTTCCGCGAAGCGCTCAAACGCCAAGTCGCCTCTGGTCAGTACGATCCTGATGATCCGGTGGTGGTGCCAATTCGCGATGATATGCGCTTTCGCACCTGGAAAACCACCGAAATGCCTGAAAGCAACGCCGTGATCATCTATAGCATGGATGTTTCTGGCTCAATGGGTCAGGAGCAAAAGGAGCTAGTACGGGTAACCGCATTTTGGATCGAAACTTGGCTGCGTTCCCAATACAAACATCTAGAAATGCGCTACATCGTGCACGATGCAGCAGCCAAAGAGGTCACTCAGGATATTTTCTATCGCATTCGCGAGGGTGGCGGAACCAAAATTTCGTCGGCCTATCGCTTGGTATTGAAACTGATCGAGGAGCATTATTCGCCCGACGAGTGGAATATTTACCCCTTCCATTTTTCCGATGGCGATAATTGGGGCGGTGGCGATACCCGTGAGTGTGTTGAGCTACTGCGCAACCAAATTTTGCCCAAAGTCAACCTTTTCTGTTACGGCCAAGTGCGTTCGTTGTATGGATCAGGGCGTTTTGCCCATGATCTGAACGAAAATTTTCGAGCCAACGAAACCATGGTCGTTTCCGAAATTGCCGACCGCGACGATATTTACAATGCAATCAAAGCCTTTTTAGGCAAAGGCAAATAG
- a CDS encoding four helix bundle protein gives MQNAVGRDDLRQRTTRFALQIIQCYGSLPSRVEATILGKQLLRSGTSVGANYREAHRSRSNSEFVAKLGICLQELEETDYWLELLFLANLQTSTIINPLRDETSQLIAIFTTIVKKKRLQLKEPVTTYDFDDYEDS, from the coding sequence ATGCAAAATGCTGTTGGCCGTGATGATTTACGTCAGCGCACAACCCGTTTTGCACTGCAAATTATCCAATGTTATGGTTCATTGCCAAGTCGAGTCGAAGCAACAATTCTAGGCAAACAACTCCTACGTTCAGGGACATCAGTCGGGGCAAATTACCGAGAGGCCCATCGCTCACGTTCAAATAGCGAGTTTGTGGCAAAGCTTGGCATTTGCCTGCAAGAACTTGAAGAAACCGACTACTGGCTTGAATTATTATTTTTAGCTAACCTTCAAACTTCTACAATCATTAATCCATTACGCGATGAAACATCGCAATTAATCGCTATTTTTACAACAATTGTTAAGAAGAAACGCTTGCAGCTTAAAGAACCAGTTACAACTTATGATTTCGATGATTACGAAGATTCATAA
- a CDS encoding SpoVR family protein, with amino-acid sequence MPLSNNDLPLNLQKAWEQIDGHAKRYGLDYYPIVYQILDYNTLYEVAAMGGFPTRYPHWRFGMEYDQLIKGHVYGLSIIYEMVINTNPVYAYLLEGNMIVDQKTVMAHVAGHADFFKNNMWFAPTNRKMLDTMANHAGRVQRYIDRYGYETVEAFIDTCLSIENLIDYHSPYINRPEAQTSQPIVEDDDIEVAEGLPFERSYMKDFINPPEFLRQQREKLLEEQQKMRKFPENPQKDVLLFLMNYAPLDRWQHNILEIVRDEAYYFAPQGMTKIINEGWASFWHSRIMTTHAAETSEIIDFADHHAGIVAAHPGRLNPYRLGLLLLRDIEDRWNRGRFGKDWEQCDDMREKREWDLKLGKGMEKVFEVRRFHNDITFLDEFLTPEFCVENKLFTFKHNNDTDLYEIVNRDFGAIKSQLLSGLTNFGQPYIYVEDGNYNNRGELYLRHRHEGSDLRMDYARDTLKHIHTIWTRPVNLETVLDDKKRLLTFDGKEYSERRID; translated from the coding sequence ATGCCACTCAGCAACAACGATTTACCCCTCAATTTACAAAAAGCATGGGAGCAAATTGATGGCCATGCCAAACGTTATGGCCTCGATTACTACCCAATTGTTTATCAAATCCTTGATTATAATACACTGTACGAAGTTGCTGCAATGGGTGGCTTTCCAACACGCTACCCGCATTGGCGCTTCGGAATGGAGTATGATCAATTAATCAAGGGCCATGTGTATGGATTAAGCATCATTTATGAAATGGTGATTAATACAAATCCAGTGTATGCCTATTTGCTCGAAGGCAATATGATTGTTGATCAGAAAACGGTGATGGCGCACGTTGCCGGCCATGCCGATTTCTTCAAGAATAATATGTGGTTTGCGCCAACCAATCGTAAAATGCTCGATACCATGGCCAATCATGCTGGGCGAGTACAACGCTATATCGATCGCTATGGCTACGAAACGGTTGAAGCATTTATTGATACTTGTTTATCAATTGAAAACTTGATCGATTATCACTCGCCATATATTAATCGCCCTGAAGCCCAAACGAGCCAGCCAATCGTTGAAGATGACGATATTGAAGTTGCTGAAGGCTTGCCGTTTGAACGTTCGTATATGAAGGATTTTATTAATCCACCAGAATTTTTACGCCAGCAACGCGAAAAACTCTTAGAAGAACAGCAAAAAATGCGTAAATTCCCCGAAAATCCGCAAAAAGATGTGCTGTTGTTCTTGATGAATTATGCGCCGCTTGATCGTTGGCAGCATAATATTTTGGAAATTGTACGCGACGAGGCCTATTACTTCGCTCCGCAAGGCATGACCAAAATTATCAATGAAGGCTGGGCCAGCTTTTGGCATAGTCGAATTATGACTACTCATGCCGCCGAAACCTCAGAAATTATCGATTTTGCCGACCACCACGCCGGAATTGTCGCAGCTCATCCAGGCCGACTAAACCCCTATCGTTTAGGTTTACTGCTGCTGCGCGACATCGAAGATCGCTGGAATCGTGGGCGCTTTGGCAAGGATTGGGAACAATGCGACGATATGCGCGAAAAGCGCGAATGGGATCTTAAGCTTGGCAAGGGTATGGAAAAAGTCTTCGAGGTGCGGCGCTTCCACAACGATATTACCTTTCTCGACGAGTTTCTTACGCCTGAATTTTGTGTCGAGAACAAGCTATTTACCTTCAAACACAACAACGACACCGATTTGTATGAGATCGTCAATCGTGATTTTGGTGCAATTAAATCGCAGTTGCTGAGTGGATTAACCAATTTCGGCCAACCCTATATTTATGTTGAAGATGGCAATTACAATAATCGGGGCGAATTGTATTTGCGCCATCGCCATGAAGGTAGCGATTTGCGCATGGATTATGCTCGTGACACGCTCAAGCATATTCATACAATCTGGACACGTCCGGTCAATCTTGAAACTGTGCTCGATGATAAAAAACGCTTGTTGACCTTCGATGGGAAAGAATACAGCGAACGCCGCATCGATTAA
- a CDS encoding class I SAM-dependent methyltransferase, which yields MHESDLIRHYATIPVGTSFVRPVDVLHLLQSQPIAAKPRVFDVGCGQGQVAIALAQAWPDAEIIAIDISPEQIAKARQAATQAGIHSIQFGVADWREFDLPRSGVDIIIAAQVIQFMPDEHAFVEYLADALALDGQLLLRSALLPEEEPGRSFVEQVVQQWIAHSIRFYSERNLTDLLRECGLSRLRIDKEEMWLDNLPAERQASLNRALQQHSLGIDDVQQWFWAGSIVGVRR from the coding sequence ATGCATGAATCGGATCTTATTCGCCATTATGCCACTATTCCAGTTGGCACGAGTTTTGTGCGGCCCGTTGATGTATTACATTTGCTTCAAAGTCAGCCGATAGCAGCCAAGCCTCGGGTATTCGATGTTGGCTGTGGTCAAGGCCAAGTGGCGATTGCCCTGGCTCAAGCTTGGCCTGATGCTGAAATTATTGCGATTGATATTTCGCCTGAGCAAATTGCCAAAGCGCGTCAAGCCGCAACCCAAGCTGGCATTCACTCGATTCAGTTTGGGGTTGCCGATTGGCGTGAGTTTGATTTGCCACGCAGCGGAGTCGATATTATTATAGCAGCCCAAGTAATTCAATTCATGCCCGATGAACATGCCTTCGTGGAATATTTGGCTGATGCGCTGGCGCTCGATGGCCAATTGCTCTTGCGCAGTGCTTTGCTGCCTGAAGAAGAGCCTGGGCGCTCGTTTGTCGAGCAAGTTGTCCAACAATGGATTGCGCATTCAATCCGCTTTTACAGCGAACGCAATTTGACCGATTTGCTGCGTGAATGTGGGCTAAGCCGTTTGCGCATCGATAAAGAAGAAATGTGGCTGGACAATCTGCCCGCTGAGCGTCAAGCCAGCCTCAACCGTGCGCTGCAACAGCATAGCCTTGGGATTGACGATGTGCAGCAGTGGTTTTGGGCTGGCAGTATCGTTGGGGTGCGCCGTTGA
- a CDS encoding ABC transporter ATP-binding protein, producing the protein MTAIQVENLVKIYGPLRAVDGISFEVAKGEVFGMLGPNGAGKSTTTEMIEGLRKPDAGNIHVLGHDVLKNIEPIKQRIGIQLQTTSLFQKLTTRELVKLFASFFKHTLPIDEVIGLVNLEEKVNTASKDLSGGQRQRLAVAIALINDPDIIFLDEPTTGLDPQARRSMWDVVSNLQKRGKTVFLTTHYMEEAERLCDRVAVVDHGKIIALGKPQTLIHDNFHETALEFSDDERLPEALLASLPAVERVQNEDGITTLYSTGVARTTNALMALVEQQQTELRGFTIRAATLEDVFLKLTGRRIRD; encoded by the coding sequence ATGACCGCAATTCAGGTTGAGAACCTCGTAAAGATCTATGGCCCATTGCGAGCCGTCGATGGGATTAGCTTTGAAGTAGCTAAGGGCGAGGTCTTTGGGATGCTTGGGCCAAACGGGGCCGGCAAAAGTACAACCACCGAAATGATCGAGGGCTTACGCAAGCCCGACGCTGGCAACATTCATGTTTTGGGTCACGATGTGTTGAAGAATATCGAGCCAATCAAGCAACGGATTGGGATTCAGCTGCAAACGACATCGTTATTTCAAAAATTAACCACTCGCGAACTAGTTAAATTATTTGCCTCGTTTTTTAAACATACGCTGCCGATTGATGAAGTGATTGGCTTGGTTAACTTAGAAGAAAAAGTTAACACCGCCTCAAAAGATCTTTCGGGTGGTCAACGCCAACGCCTTGCAGTGGCAATTGCCCTAATCAACGACCCCGATATTATCTTCCTCGATGAGCCAACAACTGGGCTAGACCCACAGGCGCGGCGCTCGATGTGGGATGTTGTGTCCAATTTGCAAAAACGCGGCAAAACGGTCTTTTTGACCACCCACTATATGGAAGAAGCTGAGCGTTTATGTGATCGGGTGGCCGTGGTTGATCATGGCAAAATTATCGCTTTGGGCAAACCGCAAACCTTGATTCACGATAACTTTCATGAAACCGCGCTCGAATTCTCCGATGATGAGCGTTTGCCTGAAGCGTTGTTGGCGAGTTTGCCAGCGGTTGAGCGGGTGCAAAATGAAGATGGCATCACCACGCTCTATTCAACTGGCGTTGCTCGTACCACCAATGCACTGATGGCCTTGGTTGAGCAGCAACAAACTGAACTGCGTGGCTTTACGATTCGGGCGGCAACATTGGAAGATGTGTTTTTGAAATTGACTGGTCGGCGGATTCGCGACTAA
- a CDS encoding ABC transporter permease produces the protein MFVQLYLSQWREFSRDRMALFFTILFPLIFISIFGLLYSGGSKFDEKVGIVLEDQGPIGPQIASAIEGLTQTREGQDPEENVFSDMKFSRGTTSELETQLQNGDLQALVIIPAGLSDSIMSGQPVSVTVKVDQTSQVFAPFFQGVVDNIITSVDQNITQSKPMLTMQVQSVLSNQIRGIDFLIPGILAMSIMQLGLFATAQPMISMRTQGVLKRLNATPLPRWMLLVSYVAMRLTIGLLQTVIIIAVGKLMFDVAILGNIFVLIGWLLLSILMFIAIGFFVAAIAKTEESGNAITQLINFPMLFLSGVFFPVTGLPDWLQVVVKAFPLTYTVDALKQVMINAPPISTPLVNLVVQAAWLIVMTVLSIRFFRWESR, from the coding sequence ATGTTTGTGCAACTCTATTTATCGCAATGGCGCGAATTTTCCCGCGACCGGATGGCGTTGTTTTTTACGATTCTGTTTCCGCTGATTTTTATTAGCATCTTCGGCTTGCTCTACAGCGGCGGCAGCAAATTCGACGAAAAAGTCGGGATTGTGTTGGAAGATCAAGGTCCAATCGGCCCCCAAATCGCCAGCGCAATTGAAGGCTTAACTCAAACTCGCGAAGGCCAAGATCCTGAAGAAAATGTCTTTTCGGATATGAAATTCAGCCGTGGCACGACCAGCGAGCTTGAAACCCAATTGCAAAATGGCGATCTGCAAGCCTTGGTGATTATTCCAGCCGGCTTGAGTGATAGCATTATGAGCGGCCAGCCAGTCAGCGTCACGGTCAAGGTTGATCAAACCAGCCAAGTGTTCGCGCCGTTCTTCCAAGGCGTGGTTGATAACATCATTACATCGGTTGATCAAAACATTACTCAATCCAAGCCAATGCTGACCATGCAAGTCCAATCGGTGCTTTCAAACCAAATTCGCGGCATCGATTTCTTGATTCCTGGGATTTTGGCAATGTCGATTATGCAGCTTGGCCTATTTGCCACCGCGCAACCGATGATTTCCATGCGGACGCAAGGGGTGCTGAAACGCTTGAATGCAACTCCATTGCCACGCTGGATGCTTTTGGTGAGCTATGTGGCGATGCGTTTAACAATTGGTTTGCTGCAAACCGTAATCATCATTGCGGTTGGCAAGCTGATGTTTGATGTAGCAATTTTGGGCAATATCTTTGTGTTGATTGGCTGGCTGTTGCTGAGCATTTTGATGTTTATTGCGATTGGCTTCTTCGTGGCAGCCATCGCCAAAACCGAAGAAAGCGGCAATGCCATCACCCAGTTGATCAACTTCCCAATGCTGTTTCTCTCAGGGGTTTTCTTCCCCGTGACTGGCTTGCCCGATTGGCTGCAAGTCGTGGTTAAGGCCTTCCCCTTGACCTACACAGTTGATGCCTTGAAACAGGTGATGATCAACGCCCCGCCAATTAGCACACCATTGGTCAATCTCGTTGTGCAGGCAGCGTGGTTGATCGTGATGACAGTGCTCTCTATTCGCTTCTTCCGTTGGGAATCCCGCTAG
- a CDS encoding DUF2029 domain-containing protein — MVKLFTHPRVQQFIRPSLIIIALVSFIQFTITYGILVALGKHTLDFPSFYWASDALFNRNISPYNIDYIQANTGLAVYPFIYAPPSILFFYPLSLFRYEHSLLIHLIINHISLIIFIILLNKIFHYRNLSNQSLLIIIMIYNSYPIMQNIYFGQINTLIIIALLLFITLKDNKPKISSVFLSFAIAIKMYPIIILFLLLFHRKYKIIANTIISMSIILTISILFIPKFVWNDWFVNIIPNGGYGKSPKGLPDPAYSYNKGFNGFFSRIFTNQQDSYQIMNYPLLAKVITYIICITLCIITIFIIYKYSNKKEDNAIEEIIFITMPLIFMIAPVSWNLHLITLYPTIIYLFRISYNGFTNKINFKLILVFLITLFFSMQSNSDISLFFVFILWVMMLEVIIKQQSLPKLSLEPIREPKSISPYEF, encoded by the coding sequence ATGGTTAAGCTATTCACACATCCTAGGGTACAGCAATTTATTCGACCAAGCTTAATTATTATAGCTCTCGTTAGTTTCATTCAATTTACTATTACCTATGGAATTCTTGTTGCACTCGGGAAACATACCCTTGATTTTCCATCATTCTATTGGGCTAGCGATGCATTATTTAATCGTAATATTTCCCCTTATAATATTGACTATATTCAAGCAAATACAGGTCTCGCTGTCTACCCTTTTATCTATGCACCACCAAGTATTCTTTTCTTCTATCCACTTTCTCTATTCCGTTACGAACATTCTCTACTTATTCATTTAATTATCAATCATATTTCATTAATAATATTCATCATACTTTTAAATAAAATTTTTCATTATAGAAATCTATCAAATCAATCACTATTAATAATAATAATGATCTATAATTCATATCCTATTATGCAAAATATTTATTTCGGTCAAATAAATACACTAATAATCATAGCATTGTTATTATTTATTACATTAAAAGATAATAAACCAAAAATATCTTCAGTTTTTTTATCTTTTGCAATAGCCATAAAAATGTATCCAATTATTATTTTATTTTTGTTATTATTTCATAGAAAATATAAAATAATAGCTAATACAATCATTTCAATGAGTATTATTTTAACTATATCGATACTTTTTATCCCAAAATTTGTATGGAATGATTGGTTTGTCAATATTATCCCTAATGGAGGTTATGGTAAATCGCCAAAAGGATTGCCTGATCCAGCGTATAGCTATAATAAAGGCTTTAACGGCTTTTTTTCAAGAATTTTCACAAATCAACAAGATTCATATCAAATTATGAATTATCCTTTATTGGCTAAAGTAATCACGTATATCATTTGTATAACATTATGTATTATTACAATTTTCATTATATATAAATATTCAAATAAAAAAGAAGATAATGCTATTGAAGAAATCATATTCATTACAATGCCTCTAATCTTTATGATTGCACCTGTTTCATGGAATCTTCATCTTATAACATTATATCCAACAATAATTTACTTATTCAGGATATCTTATAATGGATTTACAAATAAGATAAACTTCAAATTAATACTAGTCTTTTTAATCACCCTATTTTTCTCCATGCAATCAAACTCAGATATTTCGTTATTTTTCGTATTTATATTATGGGTTATGATGTTAGAAGTGATTATTAAACAACAATCTTTACCTAAGCTGAGCTTAGAGCCAATCAGAGAACCCAAATCAATCAGTCCATATGAATTTTGA